tgtctttgaaatgtgtgtgattGAATGTCACACCTTAAGAGTAAATGTCTCAGCAAATGCAGGcaagaaaaaatatgaatgtagTTTTGAAAAGTGTCCAAACAAAGTGTACTGCATAATGTGAACTGTAATTGATTGTTcccaagaagaaaaaaaaaactccaaaggGAACTTTCACTAATGCTCACATTCACAGAAAACTGAATGAAGCTACTATTTTATAGCCCCACATAAAATACCATTCATTCATATAAGATAAGAATAAACAGTCAGTGAGAACAGGAATAGTGTGATGATTCACTTACACAACACAATTCAAAACAATCGCCAAAAACAAGACGCATAAATATATCATACACTTTGCTAGTATTAACCTGAAGCTTCAGGGACAAACTTGTATTCTCTGATccacctacaaacacacaagtttacatacacatacacacacaccaccaacaCCTTGTAAGAAAGAGAGCTAAGGGAGCTGTTTTCATTAGCAGTGGTGGGGCTCCAGCTGTAATGAGGCAGGTAATGCATATTTAATGAGGCATAAACAgatttataaacacacacacacaccatctcatTCCTCTCCTCAGGGGGGCTTCTTGCATGATTTCGACAGTCTGCTCAGCAATGCTAATATTCCTTTGACATACTGACTTTATTGAGAAACCCAAAGCTgtagagatttaaaaacaaaactacatgAGCGTAAGGAGAGTGCGAGCGtagcacatgtgcatgtgtgctgaCACAAACGTGCACATGCATGTTCATTCactcaattcttttttttcaatccatCTTGAAGAACAGCAACAATTTTGGGAAGTTATTTCACCATGTTACATGTAAACTGGTAGAAAAAACTGctggaaaaagaaatataaacctAATCCTGTTTTTCTTAAacataattattcattttttaggACTTTCTATTCCTTTTGACTCCTTTAACCCTCTATAACACTTTTAATCTTAAGATTTCTTTTATTCTCACAGTTTGTTATAGATTGTAACTTGGTATTGACTTTGTACGATCctgtttttaactgtttaatTTTATCTACAGCACCTTGAATCTGcctttgtgtatgaaaagtgctctGGGTATAAAACTGCCGTATGGCAAAATGTATTAGAGAAAATTAGAAATCATTTGCAACTTGTATTGATTAGCTTGTTACAAAAAGGTAAATGTAGGTATTCTCCCTTTGActaattttattaaattaatttatacaatatttaaacTTGAATTTTGACAGAAACAGAATGGGACAGAGTTTAGGACAAACATATGAGGATTGGAAGTGCATTGCTTACCTTGAAACAAGTGAATATCTATCTTGAGAAGCGCTGTGACTTCCAGACTGTTGGTCAGTTAACCACTTGTCGTGATCAACTGACCTAATGGGCTGTCTGTCATAATAATCCACCGTATCCTGTTGAAACCTGTCCTGGTTAAGGTCTAAAGGTGGTTGATACAGCTCCTCAGTGAAACTTAGCAGATCAGAAGAACCTGACTGTCCTTCTTGAGTCCATTTTGTCGGGGCAACATGCTCAGTAtcagcttcctcctcctgctcatcctcatcattctcCTCTTCCATTAAATCTCCAGAAAATGGTAATCCAAGTCCTCTTTCAGTAGAAATACCTGATTCACTTACTGGGGTGCCAGGCAAAGAGCTGGAGTGGGACGCTGAACTGTCGGTAAGTACAGGGGATTGTGTTTCAGATGCGACTTGAGGTGTATCTTGTCTCATTAACTGACCCCCCCAGTCTTGCAACTTCTCCAGTGAAGGAGGACACGGTGGAGGTGCAGACGGCGACTGTCCACCCTCATCTGAATCTTCCATTGAAATTTGCGAATGGACATAAACTTCTTCTCtggtttttaaaaagttatCCGATGGATATCTTAATGATGGAGATATACTTCTGCCTGCAACACTTGACTTATCTTCATGTCCTTCTTCTACCTGTGTTTGACTGTTACCTGTTGGTCTGGAATGAAAGGCTTCTGAGGTGTTTTTTGATTGGCTGGGACTGATAATTTCTGGCACCATTTGATGCTCAGTGGTGGTACTGATTGGACTGTCAGAGCTTCTGCGTATCTGGTTTTGCCTACTCTGTTCTGTGTCCTCCTGATGCTCCCTCTGTGCACCTTGGACCTGGGACTGCAGGGCTGTGGCAGCATAGAAAAGCATGCTGAAGGTCTCCAtggtgtttctttttgtttgtttctttccctGTTTGGGCCTGTCAtgccactctctctctgcctcttttaCTGCACCAGACACAACAATGTAGTCCATTTCTAGGCCTGAAGAGGAGTCGCCATCAGAATTAGACCGGACCTCATCTCGACTACCTGGCTGAAGGTTGTCAGGGCTACATTTCAGTGTGTCTCTCCTCCCATCAAAGCTAGTGTTTAGAGACATTGCCTCTGTTATATTGTTCTCCACCTTTATATTGTGTTCTTTATTAGGTTCTTGTTGGGTTTCATCTTCAGAGAGGGCCAAAGTGATTAATGGAGTATGTGATGATGAAGGAGATTCTGAGCTGTCCCAGTTCACGTGGCTTGAGTATAATAATTGGTCAGCCTGGACTTGGGTCTCAGCAGCTTCTCCTGGACTTGACTGATAGTTGGCTGTTGGAGTGTCAGAAGAAAAGTCCACCATAACAAATGGAGAACTACTGGATTGCTCAGCTTCCACTGAttcttgtttgcttttgttgtcaTACTCACTCTCAGTtgagctcctcctgctcctggtCATTTGACCCAACTCACTAGTGCCCTCAAACAGGAATACTTGATTCAGGGATTCTTCTTCATCTAAAAATACTTTCCCGGCATTAGCATTCATATGATGTTGATCGTGCCTTTCATCAATCTGAACAGATTTAGTCACAGCTATAAAAGGGCTGGACAGCCCCTCTACGTCAGGTGCTTGGCTGGCATAGGTCTCAGGCGAGGATGCCTGACTCCAACCACCAGCTCCTATATTGTCATATTCTGAGGTGGAGGTGACCATGACAGGGGCAGGCAGTTCCCACATGTATGTGCCTTGGTGTGATGAAGTCTCAGTCTCTGAATGTTCAGATGTCAAGTTTTGCCTAAAAGACAGTTGGTTGTCTACAGTCTGCAGGTCATCCTCCTCTGattcttcactgtgtttgctACCGTCTGCAGTCTCTATAACTATTTTCACATTGTGCTCATGACCTGCCCACTCCACTTCCTCCTGTTTTGGACAAATTACTTTACTCTCAAATCTTCCCTCCTCTatagctttttcttcttctaactGTTTGCTCGCCCGTGTGTCTGGAGAATCATTGGCATCCAGGGATCCAATGCGACTAAGGTCCTTTCCATTTTCAGGTCCCTCAGGGCTTGTTACAGTGGAAGAGCTGTCTTCCTGTATGGTGGTGTTCCACATCTGCATTCCACCATCAGAGAATCCAGGTGGACTTTCCACAGATGTACCACCAACAACACTGTGGTTCACACCACAGAAAGAACCTGAATTTTCCGACAAGTTGTCAGGGGTTGTGATTGGTGATAGGCTGTCATCCCGAATTGTCATGTTCCACATATCTAGTGATTCAGGGTAAGAAGTAGTGGTTCCACTGTCAGACTTAAGAAATCCCTTTTGAGCTGAGTAAGTCCAGAAGTCTAGAAGTTccatctgtttctctttctttccttgtaGCCCTTCATCCTCTTCTTTAGAAGAGTCTGGTGTTAAAGTGTTAAGGATTGCTTTCTTTCTTGACAccaactgtgttttttcttttgctcccATGATACCCAGTTTAGATTTTCCagttccctcctcctctggtggCGTTAATTGCAGATCTGCCAATGTAATAGAGTTCCACTGATTCTTAATTTCAGTGTCTGGGATCCAGTTACCATGTGAATCATGCTGCTCAGTGACCAGACTAAGCTGAGGTTCCAGTCTCTTTTGCCGTTTCTGGGCATGCTCTGTTTTTAACatctcctcctgtgtttctctttctgtctgctGACCGATAAAGTCTTTGCCTCCAATGTCCTCCTCCATATTCTGTAGGCTCTCATCTTTGGTCCTATTTGAGGCTTTGTTATCAATCAAGGATACGTTTCCTTGTGTATCAAAGCCAAGTTCATCCCAGGTCTCTGACAAGGATGATGATACACTGTCCTTGTGCTGTAAGCCATCAATCCTTTCAGCTACATCCTCTGGAAAGAACCTGATCCCACAACTGCTAGGTGGGCGGCTACCTACCAGGCTGTTGACTGGAGTTGGGGGAACCACAGTGTCAGTCATCTCTTTTTTGTGGGTTTGACCAAAGTGGTCAGTTGAAGAATTTCCACTTTCAAGCCTGTCAAGTGAATTGGGATCAGAGAAATCCAGTAAGCTAAGTTCTTCAAGTTCTGATAAGTTGGAGCTTTCTGCGCTTGTTTCCCCCCGACTTCCTTTTACTTCATCATTTGCTAGTTCTCCTACTTCAGGCAACGAATGGTCACTGCTATGGAGGGGGTCAAAACTAAAGAGGTCAAAGTTGTCATTCCATTTTCTGGTAGAACGCTGCTTTCTCCTTTCAGGTGGGACAGGAGGGGAGAGCGATAACAACCCCAGGGGAGAAGGGTTTCTCAGGAAGAGTCCTCCTGGCACTGCTGCTGAACTTCCTCCTGCAGTAACCTCACCGAGTGGACTGTCGTCACTGAGGAACACTGAGCTCTCCTTGGAGGAGCGGCTGCTGCGGATGGTGATCATACCACTATCAGGGCTCACTAGCTCCACAGCACCACTGATTCCTACACCCCCTGTGTCCTCCTCACCATCTGTCATCACCCTatttatagaaataaaacaacacaattgttGAATTGTGCCAACGTTTTCCTAAAAtcataatcaataaaaaaatgtatgaattacTTTTAGTCAGGAATGCATTAAATACCTTGCTATTGCCACTGCATCTGCACTACCTTCTTCTGCTCTGTCTATGTCAGAGTTGTCCATATCATTGATACCCGATGATCCCTGGGAGAACTCCACACTGCCTGCTACTCCCTCTGTGGAGGATGTCCTACTACTGGGGTGGCAGGCTAATACAGAGCCCCGTCGGTCCACAAAGTCCTTGAGGAGGCCCTGGATTTCTTCTTGCAGTAGATGAAGAGCATCAGAGGAGGGGGATGTGTTAAAAGGGATGTGGTAGACCTGAAGATTCTCCCTGGCCACCAGCTCACCAGAGAGAGACCAGCTGGAGGACTCTTCTAACTCACAGCAGATCTGCAATGAGATTCATATAATCTTATGACTACATTGATCTTCTGCTGTCTTGTCAGTAACACCTGTTCTGGTGGTTTCTGACCATCAGCTCCTGAGCAGCACTTTTgggcagtgattcccaaagtgtgggctgcAGCCCTCTGATGGGCCATGGAGGTCATAAAaattaataatgttaatttaaattgatgttgacattttatgaattttACAAAGTTCCTTTGCAAATGTATGCTGATTATTAAGTGGAATGTAATATTGAAtatatttattgatatttaatcaCAGTTTTTGCAGACCATTTTCAGAGTTAAATTGAGTCATTCCTAACTTTGGTAATAGTTACTATAGGCATTAACTTGCACTGGCCTTGTTCAACTACTTGTTAACACAAAtgtctaatcagccaatcacagagcagcaaaGAAATGCATTTAGGCAAGTTGACATGGTCAAGAACACATGCTGATCATcagaatggaaaagaaaagtgatttaacTGACTGAAAGTGGTGTGGTTGTTGGTAAACTGCTGCTACACTGGAATTTTCACAACCATCTTTAAATGGTccaagaaagagaaaatatccagtcagTGAGTGGAAGTTCTCTAAagaaaaatgccttgttgatgccagaggttaGAGGAGCTTCAGCAGAAAAGGACCACATTGGTAATTTTGTTAGGTACGCATAACAAGTGGTTGGATTTTATTCATGAGGCAAAGCAGACCATGAGTGCCTCATTAAATGAATATTCTGCAAATTACAGCAATGTAAACAAACTAATGAAACAAGACACTACTGTTAATATAATCATCTACCAATAACCAGGGTCATTG
The DNA window shown above is from Solea senegalensis isolate Sse05_10M linkage group LG5, IFAPA_SoseM_1, whole genome shotgun sequence and carries:
- the LOC122769432 gene encoding uncharacterized protein LOC122769432, coding for MEEYLRRVQIRLGVEASEDAIHAVLGGPKPDIDTVAATLCLALHLSQKETSGGLCLPVLCGQRADTVLPEETVKYLQTVKISESLLLWRDDVDLLMLHHTGKLSLTLLRDGLLESSENHALESSILRVVHHNGQQDTGDDGASFAVKTVAREIRQEAAEHIRPTLGKTLGEAVRLQSEALRIKHGQQSPQLEELRRSLELLSDVTAGQPDEAKLQHLEQLLTMELKEFTDGEMTIALSSVTAENEDWHVYVEGMKSVSQGRGLDGLVLLLSISDTLQHPYQQVAVYSNNTEILNQICCELEESSSWSLSGELVARENLQVYHIPFNTSPSSDALHLLQEEIQGLLKDFVDRRGSVLACHPSSRTSSTEGVAGSVEFSQGSSGINDMDNSDIDRAEEGSADAVAIARVMTDGEEDTGGVGISGAVELVSPDSGMITIRSSRSSKESSVFLSDDSPLGEVTAGGSSAAVPGGLFLRNPSPLGLLSLSPPVPPERRKQRSTRKWNDNFDLFSFDPLHSSDHSLPEVGELANDEVKGSRGETSAESSNLSELEELSLLDFSDPNSLDRLESGNSSTDHFGQTHKKEMTDTVVPPTPVNSLVGSRPPSSCGIRFFPEDVAERIDGLQHKDSVSSSLSETWDELGFDTQGNVSLIDNKASNRTKDESLQNMEEDIGGKDFIGQQTERETQEEMLKTEHAQKRQKRLEPQLSLVTEQHDSHGNWIPDTEIKNQWNSITLADLQLTPPEEEGTGKSKLGIMGAKEKTQLVSRKKAILNTLTPDSSKEEDEGLQGKKEKQMELLDFWTYSAQKGFLKSDSGTTTSYPESLDMWNMTIRDDSLSPITTPDNLSENSGSFCGVNHSVVGGTSVESPPGFSDGGMQMWNTTIQEDSSSTVTSPEGPENGKDLSRIGSLDANDSPDTRASKQLEEEKAIEEGRFESKVICPKQEEVEWAGHEHNVKIVIETADGSKHSEESEEDDLQTVDNQLSFRQNLTSEHSETETSSHQGTYMWELPAPVMVTSTSEYDNIGAGGWSQASSPETYASQAPDVEGLSSPFIAVTKSVQIDERHDQHHMNANAGKVFLDEEESLNQVFLFEGTSELGQMTRSRRSSTESEYDNKSKQESVEAEQSSSSPFVMVDFSSDTPTANYQSSPGEAAETQVQADQLLYSSHVNWDSSESPSSSHTPLITLALSEDETQQEPNKEHNIKVENNITEAMSLNTSFDGRRDTLKCSPDNLQPGSRDEVRSNSDGDSSSGLEMDYIVVSGAVKEAEREWHDRPKQGKKQTKRNTMETFSMLFYAATALQSQVQGAQREHQEDTEQSRQNQIRRSSDSPISTTTEHQMVPEIISPSQSKNTSEAFHSRPTGNSQTQVEEGHEDKSSVAGRSISPSLRYPSDNFLKTREEVYVHSQISMEDSDEGGQSPSAPPPCPPSLEKLQDWGGQLMRQDTPQVASETQSPVLTDSSASHSSSLPGTPVSESGISTERGLGLPFSGDLMEEENDEDEQEEEADTEHVAPTKWTQEGQSGSSDLLSFTEELYQPPLDLNQDRFQQDTVDYYDRQPIRSVDHDKWLTDQQSGSHSASQDRYSLVSRHQDVSSHTPNETAAYQWMETHHVTQGQTQYGYNYHHIDQRTENQSMHSACVAVKSGSQRNTTDVYAEFTTDATAVQHESQQAEGYYEAGVSAEYSSDNPDSKFQYGAESQSRENSSAMYASPCSPYQADDQRQYETVHGDYQHDSQTLYQSAVQTEREDHARYVPEGYVHFTLSRNTQQRDTGAEMMMKRASSEEAAEEPDNREDPPSSADVSGSSNHRRKLVAPQMDVSLDRSEGSLLSEDALDTEDDALDTGDDLDINVDELDTSDEADSLELNPHGDSAEYNLGIGATSGDVMSGHGSAEQSRDRRLWRSVVIGEHEHRIDMRSIEPYKRVISHGGYYAEQNAIIVFAACFLPDSDCENYNYVMENLFLYVISTLELMVAEDYMIVYLNGATPRRRMPGFTWMKKCYQMIDRRLKKNLKMFIIVHPSWFIRTLLGLTRPFISSKFSSKIKYVHSLQELGQIIPMEYVHIPPSIVKYDEERGKHRLACMRLDSDLQDTASKADKRGNSAI